Proteins co-encoded in one Cytophaga hutchinsonii ATCC 33406 genomic window:
- the guaA gene encoding glutamine-hydrolyzing GMP synthase, which translates to MTEKILILDFGSQYTQLIARRVRELNVYCEIHPYNKAPQIDGTVKGVILSGSPCSVREENAPDIDLSLYREKLPLLGVCYGAQLIAHKSGGTVQPSSIREYGRARLNNVHTSDDLFKEIVPDSQVWMSHGDTIVEIPSNFEILSSTETVRVAAYKVKGEDTFGIQFHPEVTHSLQGKELLRNFVVHICGCSQDWTPDAFVETTISELKAKIGTDKVVLGLSGGVDSSVAAVLIHKAIGPNLTCIFVDNGLLRKNEYEEVLNSYKHMGLNVIGVDAKKQFYKSLEGLSDPEAKRKAIGKEFIEVFDQESHKIADVKWLGQGTIYPDIIESVSVKGPSATIKSHHNVGGLPEKMKLKIVEPLNTLFKDEVRRVGKTLGIDDIILKRHPFPGPGLAIRILGDITAEKVAVLQEVDYIFISRLKEKGLYDQVWQAGAILLPVKSVGVMGDERTYENVVALRAVSSMDGMTADWIHLPYDFLADISNEIINRVKGVNRVVYDISSKPPATIEWE; encoded by the coding sequence ATGACTGAAAAAATATTAATCCTGGATTTTGGATCTCAATACACTCAGCTGATTGCCAGAAGAGTAAGAGAATTAAATGTTTATTGTGAAATTCACCCATACAATAAAGCACCACAAATAGATGGCACGGTTAAAGGAGTAATTCTTTCCGGCAGTCCTTGTTCAGTTAGAGAAGAAAACGCACCGGATATTGACCTATCTTTATACAGAGAAAAATTACCCCTTTTAGGTGTTTGTTATGGAGCACAATTGATTGCCCATAAATCAGGCGGAACGGTTCAGCCATCTTCTATCCGTGAATACGGAAGAGCACGGTTGAATAACGTACACACTTCAGATGATTTATTTAAAGAAATTGTACCGGATTCTCAGGTTTGGATGTCACATGGTGATACAATCGTAGAAATTCCTTCCAATTTTGAAATATTAAGCAGCACCGAAACTGTTCGTGTAGCAGCCTACAAAGTAAAAGGAGAAGATACATTCGGCATTCAGTTTCACCCGGAGGTTACACACTCCTTACAAGGCAAAGAATTATTAAGAAACTTTGTTGTACATATTTGCGGTTGTTCACAAGATTGGACACCGGATGCATTTGTTGAAACAACTATCAGTGAACTGAAAGCTAAAATCGGTACAGACAAAGTTGTACTTGGTTTGTCAGGCGGCGTAGATTCATCTGTTGCAGCAGTATTGATACATAAAGCGATCGGGCCAAACTTAACATGTATTTTTGTTGATAATGGTTTGCTTCGTAAAAACGAATACGAGGAAGTATTGAATTCATATAAACATATGGGTTTAAATGTGATCGGTGTTGATGCAAAAAAACAATTTTACAAATCGCTTGAAGGCTTGAGTGATCCGGAAGCAAAACGGAAAGCGATCGGTAAAGAATTTATTGAAGTGTTCGACCAGGAGTCTCACAAAATTGCAGACGTAAAATGGCTGGGACAGGGAACAATTTATCCGGACATTATCGAATCTGTTTCTGTTAAAGGCCCTTCAGCTACCATCAAGTCTCACCACAATGTAGGTGGTTTGCCTGAAAAGATGAAATTGAAAATTGTTGAACCGCTGAACACGTTGTTTAAAGACGAAGTGAGAAGAGTAGGTAAGACATTAGGCATCGATGATATCATTTTAAAAAGACATCCATTCCCTGGACCTGGTTTGGCCATACGTATCCTTGGCGACATTACAGCAGAAAAAGTAGCTGTACTGCAGGAAGTGGATTATATTTTCATTTCACGTCTGAAAGAAAAAGGTTTATATGATCAGGTTTGGCAGGCAGGCGCTATATTGCTTCCTGTAAAATCTGTCGGCGTAATGGGAGATGAAAGAACCTATGAAAATGTTGTAGCATTGCGTGCTGTAAGCAGCATGGATGGTATGACAGCAGACTGGATTCATTTACCATACGATTTTCTGGCAGATATTTCAAATGAAATCATAAACCGTGTAAAAGGTGTGAACCGGGTTGTGTATGACATCAGCTCTAAACCGCCTGCAACCATTGAATGGGAATAA
- a CDS encoding glycosyltransferase: MNILVALSRFPYPTDKGDKLRAFYQIKELSKKHTVFLLCLSDEVVADKHQMKVKEYCEEIKIIRLEKKHIYWNLFSSLFNKSPFQVNYFKNSEMKMIMSQWIYKFNIDVAYVQLVRLVENIPFEEDIPFFLDYMDALSEGMYKRVHFSTFYQKPLVRIEAKRLKQYEINASKLFQGYSIITNQDAEFLPKSVQKNMAIIPNGVNDYYLQDAARIEKKYDLIFTGNMGYHPNIVAAQFIVQQVLPLLALKGLKLSVCLAGTSPSADVLKLQSENVLVTGFVDDIKPYLLGSRIFVAPLLSGSGLQNKLLEAMACGLPSITTSLANKALGAKHESQIYIADTAQAFADRIEYVLENELVAEKIGNEGKEFIKEHFDWSQTTALLEQAFEEVVEKSLQQ, from the coding sequence ATGAATATTTTAGTTGCTTTATCCCGGTTTCCCTATCCTACAGATAAGGGAGATAAGTTAAGGGCTTTTTATCAAATTAAAGAGCTTTCAAAAAAACATACGGTCTTTTTATTATGCCTTTCAGATGAAGTTGTTGCTGATAAACATCAGATGAAAGTAAAAGAATATTGCGAAGAGATTAAGATCATTCGTTTAGAAAAAAAACATATTTATTGGAATTTATTTTCATCTCTTTTTAATAAGTCTCCTTTTCAGGTGAATTATTTTAAAAACAGTGAAATGAAAATGATCATGAGTCAATGGATTTATAAATTCAATATTGACGTTGCATATGTTCAGCTTGTGCGTCTGGTTGAAAATATTCCGTTCGAAGAAGATATTCCATTCTTTTTAGATTATATGGATGCATTGTCTGAAGGGATGTACAAACGGGTTCATTTCTCTACTTTTTATCAAAAGCCTTTGGTTCGTATAGAAGCAAAACGATTGAAACAATATGAAATAAATGCAAGTAAATTATTTCAGGGGTATTCAATCATCACCAATCAGGATGCGGAGTTTCTGCCTAAATCGGTACAGAAAAACATGGCAATTATCCCTAATGGCGTAAACGATTATTACCTGCAAGATGCTGCGCGTATTGAGAAAAAATACGATTTGATTTTTACCGGTAACATGGGATACCACCCCAATATTGTAGCTGCGCAGTTTATTGTGCAGCAGGTATTACCTTTACTGGCATTGAAAGGATTAAAGCTTTCCGTTTGCCTGGCAGGTACAAGCCCTTCTGCGGATGTACTTAAATTACAAAGCGAAAATGTACTGGTTACAGGTTTTGTGGATGACATTAAACCTTACCTGTTAGGTTCCAGAATATTTGTGGCTCCGTTATTAAGCGGTTCCGGATTACAGAATAAATTATTGGAAGCAATGGCCTGTGGATTGCCGTCCATTACAACAAGTTTAGCCAATAAGGCACTTGGGGCAAAGCATGAATCACAGATTTATATAGCTGACACGGCTCAGGCATTTGCAGATCGGATAGAATATGTATTGGAAAATGAACTTGTTGCTGAGAAAATTGGTAATGAAGGGAAAGAATTTATAAAGGAGCATTTTGACTGGTCTCAGACAACGGCTTTGCTGGAGCAGGCATTTGAAGAAGTGGTTGAAAAAAGCCTGCAGCAATAA
- a CDS encoding TerB family tellurite resistance protein: MLTLFATKKTQTHKSHIMNLVQLAKADGKISKSESGLLIKIGERNGVSAEEVFEMVDASDDFFYKKPETDEQRFDQLYDLVEMMRIDGEVSPKEVAYTIGIAEKMGIRKAVAWILIQSIVEGQSLGKSRKALKHKAAEYLFI, translated from the coding sequence ATGCTAACTCTTTTTGCTACTAAAAAAACACAGACACACAAAAGCCATATAATGAACTTAGTTCAATTAGCTAAAGCGGATGGTAAAATATCTAAATCGGAATCAGGTCTTTTAATAAAAATAGGCGAGCGCAATGGCGTTTCTGCGGAAGAAGTTTTTGAAATGGTAGATGCTTCAGACGATTTCTTCTATAAAAAACCGGAAACGGATGAGCAGCGTTTTGATCAGCTATATGATTTAGTTGAGATGATGCGTATCGACGGGGAAGTAAGCCCGAAAGAAGTTGCCTATACAATTGGGATTGCTGAAAAAATGGGTATCCGTAAAGCGGTTGCCTGGATCTTAATTCAATCAATCGTTGAAGGACAATCACTTGGAAAATCAAGAAAAGCGCTTAAACATAAAGCTGCTGAATATCTTTTCATATAA
- a CDS encoding Mrp/NBP35 family ATP-binding protein yields MSITQEQVLEALKTVPEPDLKKDLVTLNMIRDIAIDGQNISFTVVLTTPACPLKELIRNSCTEAIHKLVSGTAVVVINMTADVTTGRFNSGPVLPHVKNIIAVSSGKGGVGKSTITANLAVALSKSGAKVGIIDADISGPSIPTMFDVEDVRPNVIENENGKPTIIPIEQYGVKLISIGFLSPAESAVVWRGPMASSALRQFISDCDWGELDYLLFDMPPGTSDIHLTLVQTVPVTGAIVVTTPQKVAIADAQRGLQMFRQPQVNVPVLGVIENMAWFTPAELPENKYYIFGKDGGKELAEKFDVPLLGQIPLVQGIRESGDMGKPAVINLDKITAQAFKELAETVAQQVAIRNASLAETRKVEIKV; encoded by the coding sequence ATGTCTATAACCCAAGAACAAGTTTTAGAAGCCCTGAAAACTGTACCTGAACCTGATCTGAAAAAAGATTTGGTTACGTTGAATATGATTCGTGACATCGCAATTGATGGTCAAAACATTTCTTTCACAGTAGTTTTGACAACACCTGCATGCCCGCTTAAAGAACTTATTCGCAACTCCTGTACAGAAGCGATTCATAAACTTGTTTCCGGTACAGCTGTTGTGGTGATTAATATGACAGCAGATGTTACAACGGGTCGTTTCAATAGCGGACCTGTACTTCCGCATGTTAAAAATATCATTGCTGTTTCGTCCGGTAAAGGTGGTGTTGGTAAATCAACGATCACCGCAAACTTAGCGGTTGCACTTTCTAAGTCAGGTGCCAAAGTTGGTATCATTGATGCCGATATTTCGGGTCCATCCATACCAACCATGTTTGATGTGGAAGATGTACGTCCGAATGTAATTGAAAATGAAAACGGCAAGCCAACGATCATTCCGATTGAGCAGTATGGTGTTAAACTTATATCCATTGGTTTTCTTTCACCGGCGGAAAGTGCGGTTGTATGGAGAGGACCAATGGCCAGTTCGGCTCTGCGTCAATTCATCAGCGATTGTGACTGGGGAGAACTGGATTACTTATTATTTGATATGCCACCGGGCACGAGTGACATACATCTTACACTCGTGCAGACAGTACCGGTAACAGGCGCAATCGTAGTAACGACACCTCAGAAAGTTGCTATTGCCGATGCGCAGCGTGGCCTACAGATGTTCCGTCAGCCACAGGTGAATGTACCGGTCTTAGGAGTAATTGAAAATATGGCGTGGTTCACACCTGCTGAACTTCCTGAAAATAAATATTATATTTTCGGGAAAGACGGCGGAAAAGAACTGGCAGAAAAATTTGATGTGCCGTTGCTTGGGCAGATTCCGTTGGTGCAGGGTATCCGTGAAAGCGGTGATATGGGAAAACCGGCCGTAATCAATCTGGATAAAATAACAGCGCAGGCATTTAAAGAGTTAGCCGAAACAGTAGCCCAGCAGGTGGCCATCCGTAATGCATCCCTGGCAGAAACAAGAAAAGTAGAAATTAAAGTATAA
- a CDS encoding glycosyltransferase family 4 protein, which yields MSSPLRILQITNRIPFPLNDGGNIATWYVAHYLQQCGHIVDLAFLNTNKHFENPQSIASGYRNLFYTNINTDLKIKGLIKSFFSETAYNIERFKSKEFETVLTNALQEQQYDIIQIEGAYMALYVPLLKKLTTANIVLRSHNIEHRIWERVAVNTSNILKKVFIQHLAKKIKAFEDTTLHLFDAIIAITEDDAAYYKTRSYTGKLTAIQAGFEDSLIADPVKKPHSVCFIGSMQWMPNIEGMDWFLKEVWPLVLHEMPQAELYIAGKGMDASFDKWKGPGVFLEGFVPNASDFIQNHNVFVVPLLSGGGMRLKVVEAMGMAMPIVSTAIGAEGIQYVPDHDILICDTPTELKNGIVLLLRDKAFATQIATHARERAVAEYSWKMLIARFEKMYNELE from the coding sequence ATGAGTTCTCCGCTCCGAATTTTACAAATCACCAACCGAATACCATTTCCATTAAATGATGGCGGTAATATTGCCACCTGGTATGTAGCCCATTACTTGCAGCAATGTGGTCATATCGTGGATCTTGCTTTTTTAAATACCAACAAACATTTTGAAAATCCACAATCCATAGCATCCGGTTACAGAAACCTCTTTTATACCAACATCAATACAGACCTCAAGATAAAAGGATTGATAAAAAGTTTTTTTTCTGAAACAGCTTACAACATTGAACGGTTTAAATCCAAAGAATTTGAGACTGTATTAACCAATGCGTTACAGGAGCAGCAATATGATATTATTCAGATTGAAGGCGCGTATATGGCGCTCTATGTTCCTTTACTTAAAAAATTGACAACCGCTAACATTGTACTTCGCTCGCACAATATTGAACACAGGATCTGGGAGCGCGTTGCAGTAAATACGTCCAACATACTTAAAAAGGTATTTATTCAGCACTTAGCTAAAAAAATAAAAGCGTTTGAAGATACCACCCTTCATTTATTTGATGCCATCATTGCTATCACAGAGGATGATGCCGCTTATTATAAAACCCGTTCATATACAGGTAAGCTTACTGCTATTCAAGCCGGTTTTGAAGACAGTCTCATAGCAGATCCGGTAAAGAAACCGCATTCGGTGTGCTTTATCGGAAGTATGCAGTGGATGCCCAATATAGAAGGAATGGATTGGTTTTTAAAAGAAGTATGGCCGCTTGTACTGCATGAAATGCCTCAGGCTGAATTGTATATAGCAGGAAAGGGAATGGATGCATCTTTTGACAAATGGAAAGGCCCGGGAGTTTTTTTAGAAGGATTCGTTCCGAATGCTTCTGATTTTATACAAAATCACAACGTATTTGTCGTACCTTTGCTTTCTGGTGGCGGAATGCGTTTAAAAGTGGTAGAAGCGATGGGAATGGCTATGCCAATTGTTTCTACTGCAATAGGAGCTGAAGGAATACAGTATGTTCCGGATCACGATATACTTATTTGCGATACACCAACTGAATTGAAAAACGGAATTGTTTTACTTTTGCGTGATAAAGCATTTGCAACACAGATAGCTACACACGCCAGAGAAAGAGCAGTGGCTGAATATTCCTGGAAAATGCTGATTGCCAGGTTTGAGAAAATGTACAACGAGTTGGAATGA
- a CDS encoding bifunctional 3,4-dihydroxy-2-butanone-4-phosphate synthase/GTP cyclohydrolase II translates to MEQIKLDSIADAIEAIRKGEVIIVVDDEDRENEGDFICAAECVTPEIINFMSKEGRGLICAPISEARCTELKLDLMVGSNTATHETPFTVSVDLLGNGCTTGISASDRSKTIRALVDPDTKPEDLGRPGHIFPLKAKDEGVLRRVGHTEAAVDLARLAGFKPAGVLIEIMSEDGSMARLPELKQIATKFNLKLISIKDLIEYRLTHESLVKREIGVDMPTNLGDFDLIAFRQISTGEVHLALIKGTWEKDEPVMVRVHSSCVTGDIFGSCRCDCGPQLHKAMEMIQQEGKGVILYMNQEGRGIGLLNKLKAYKLQEQGRDTVEANLELGFKMDQRDYGTGAQILRDLNISKLRLITNNPVKRAALAGYGLEITEAVPIEIPSNPHNLEYLKTKRDKMGHTILKKD, encoded by the coding sequence ATGGAACAGATAAAATTAGATTCAATAGCGGACGCCATTGAAGCCATTCGTAAAGGTGAGGTGATTATTGTTGTTGACGATGAAGACAGGGAAAACGAAGGTGATTTTATTTGTGCGGCAGAATGTGTTACGCCCGAGATTATCAACTTCATGTCTAAGGAAGGAAGAGGATTAATTTGTGCACCCATATCGGAAGCACGTTGTACAGAACTGAAGCTGGACCTGATGGTAGGCAGCAATACAGCTACACATGAAACACCGTTTACTGTTTCGGTAGATTTATTAGGAAACGGATGTACTACGGGTATCTCGGCTTCTGACCGTTCAAAAACAATCCGTGCGCTGGTTGATCCGGATACAAAACCGGAAGACCTGGGTCGCCCGGGACATATATTTCCGTTGAAAGCAAAAGATGAAGGCGTGCTGCGCAGAGTGGGACATACAGAAGCAGCCGTAGATCTGGCGCGTTTAGCCGGGTTTAAACCTGCCGGTGTGTTGATCGAAATTATGAGTGAAGATGGCAGCATGGCACGTTTGCCGGAGCTGAAACAGATAGCAACAAAATTCAATCTGAAATTAATTTCAATTAAGGATCTTATTGAATACAGACTTACGCATGAAAGCCTTGTAAAAAGAGAGATTGGCGTTGACATGCCAACCAATCTGGGCGACTTTGATCTGATTGCTTTCCGCCAGATCAGTACAGGTGAAGTACATTTAGCGTTAATTAAAGGCACCTGGGAAAAAGACGAACCTGTAATGGTACGTGTACATTCCTCGTGTGTTACAGGCGACATCTTCGGCTCGTGCCGCTGCGACTGTGGTCCGCAGTTGCATAAGGCCATGGAGATGATTCAGCAAGAAGGCAAAGGCGTTATTCTGTACATGAATCAGGAAGGTCGTGGTATTGGTTTGCTGAATAAATTAAAAGCATATAAACTTCAGGAACAGGGAAGAGATACGGTTGAAGCAAATTTAGAGTTAGGGTTTAAAATGGATCAGCGCGATTACGGTACAGGCGCACAGATATTAAGAGATCTCAACATTTCCAAGTTGCGTTTGATAACAAATAATCCGGTTAAACGTGCAGCTCTTGCAGGATACGGTTTAGAGATCACCGAAGCAGTGCCTATTGAAATTCCTTCTAATCCGCACAACCTGGAATACTTAAAAACGAAACGGGATAAAATGGGACATACAATTCTGAAAAAGGATTAA
- the surE gene encoding 5'/3'-nucleotidase SurE → MSKPLILVCNDDGIFSVGIRTLIEVMSELGEVVVVAPDSPQSGMGHAITIGNTLRLEASDLFPGIVAYECSGTPADCVKLAKHHVLKGRKPDLVVSGINHGSNSSISVLYSGTMSAAIEAALEGLPAIGFSLCDYNAHADFSHVKAFVKQIASEVLTNGIAKGITLNVNFPAVINAPLKGIKICRQAHARWEEKFDERFDPYGRRYFWMAGSFENKDAGEDTDEWALANGYVSVVPCSYDLTAHQLLGQLNRDWKFIHE, encoded by the coding sequence ATGTCCAAACCATTAATACTTGTTTGTAATGATGACGGCATTTTTTCTGTAGGTATCCGCACCTTAATTGAAGTAATGTCTGAACTGGGTGAAGTTGTGGTGGTAGCGCCGGATTCGCCTCAGTCTGGCATGGGACATGCGATTACGATTGGTAATACACTCCGGCTTGAAGCGAGCGATCTGTTTCCGGGTATTGTAGCATATGAATGTTCGGGAACACCTGCTGATTGTGTAAAGCTGGCCAAGCACCATGTATTGAAAGGCCGCAAACCGGACCTGGTTGTAAGCGGAATAAACCACGGAAGCAATTCATCTATAAGTGTATTATATTCCGGTACCATGTCGGCCGCAATTGAGGCCGCATTGGAAGGGTTGCCCGCTATCGGTTTTTCGTTGTGTGATTATAACGCGCATGCTGATTTTTCACACGTAAAAGCATTCGTAAAACAAATTGCATCAGAAGTATTAACCAACGGTATTGCTAAAGGCATTACATTGAATGTTAATTTTCCTGCCGTTATAAATGCTCCGTTAAAAGGAATTAAAATCTGCAGACAGGCACATGCCCGCTGGGAAGAAAAGTTTGACGAACGTTTTGATCCCTACGGCAGAAGGTATTTCTGGATGGCAGGAAGTTTTGAAAATAAAGATGCCGGTGAAGATACAGACGAATGGGCACTGGCCAACGGATATGTTTCAGTAGTACCTTGCAGTTATGATCTGACAGCGCATCAGTTATTGGGCCAATTAAACAGAGACTGGAAATTCATTCACGAATAA
- a CDS encoding glycosyltransferase family 4 protein — translation MNIAVNTRLLLEDRLEGIGWFTYETLKRITEQNPQHTFHFFFDRPYNDKFVFGKNVVPHVLFPQARHPFLWYIFFEWSIPFMLRKVKADAFISTDGYMPKSSKVKVLNVIHDINFEHRPQDLPKRVANYYKKNMPLFAQKATRLATVSEFSKQDLVKTYNIPADKIDVVYNGCNAAFKPIPEAEQVKVRYKHSAGRPFFLYIGSMHPRKNILNLMKAFEVFKKMTNCDMKLLLVGKAMWSNKDIQSLYHTLIYRHDIHFLGHIKTAELARIMASAHALTFVPYFEGFGIPILEALNCGVPVITSNTTSLPEVAGKAALLVNPESSEAIANAMIQIYKAPHIREKLLAQGVIQRQKFSWDKTAALLWASFEKMMR, via the coding sequence TTGAATATTGCTGTAAATACACGTTTGTTATTGGAGGATCGCCTGGAAGGAATCGGCTGGTTTACGTATGAAACATTGAAACGTATAACGGAACAGAATCCACAGCATACGTTCCACTTTTTCTTTGACAGACCCTATAACGATAAATTTGTTTTCGGGAAAAATGTTGTTCCGCACGTATTGTTTCCGCAGGCAAGACATCCCTTTCTTTGGTATATTTTCTTTGAATGGAGTATTCCGTTTATGCTTCGGAAAGTAAAAGCGGATGCGTTTATTTCAACAGATGGGTATATGCCGAAGTCTTCGAAAGTAAAAGTATTAAACGTAATTCACGATATAAATTTTGAACACCGGCCTCAGGATTTACCCAAACGCGTAGCAAACTATTACAAAAAGAACATGCCCCTGTTCGCTCAGAAGGCAACAAGGCTTGCAACCGTTTCTGAGTTTTCCAAACAAGATCTGGTAAAAACATACAACATTCCGGCAGATAAAATTGATGTGGTATACAATGGCTGCAATGCAGCATTCAAGCCAATTCCGGAAGCAGAACAAGTAAAGGTTCGTTATAAACATTCAGCTGGCAGACCGTTTTTCCTGTATATAGGATCCATGCATCCGCGCAAAAACATCTTAAACTTAATGAAAGCGTTTGAGGTGTTTAAGAAAATGACAAACTGCGACATGAAATTGCTTCTGGTTGGTAAAGCCATGTGGAGCAATAAAGATATTCAATCGTTGTATCATACGCTTATTTACAGACACGACATACATTTTTTAGGTCACATAAAAACAGCTGAACTGGCCAGGATTATGGCTTCGGCGCACGCGCTTACATTCGTTCCGTATTTTGAAGGATTTGGTATACCTATACTGGAAGCGTTGAACTGCGGCGTCCCTGTTATCACATCCAATACAACTTCGTTACCGGAAGTTGCCGGGAAAGCAGCCTTATTAGTTAATCCTGAATCTTCAGAAGCTATAGCAAATGCTATGATTCAGATCTATAAAGCACCGCATATAAGAGAAAAATTACTTGCACAAGGAGTTATTCAGCGTCAAAAATTTTCATGGGACAAAACAGCCGCATTGCTTTGGGCAAGTTTTGAAAAAATGATGCGCTAA
- the dnaG gene encoding DNA primase, whose product MRLTKDTIDQIQQSIDVVEVISDFVSLKRKGHYYSGCCPFHNEKTPSFTVTPAKGIYKCFGCGKGGDAIQFIMEHEGASYVEAMAYMAKKYNIEIKEEELSEEQNFEQSEKDSMLVVTNYASQYYTDQLWNSEDGKSIGLSYFKERGFREETIKKFELGYSHDQWDGFTKNAIEKGYKTEFLTKTGLSIERDNANENSEKKFFDRFRGRVMFPIHNVAGRVTAFGARILKADKTQAKYLNSIESVIYHKSKILYGLFQAKQAIRKEEECLLVEGYTDVISLHQSGVENVVASSGTSLTEDQIKLVKRYTPNITILYDGDAAGLKASLRGVDLILQQDMNVSIVVFPQGEDPDSYVQKIGPTAFKDYIKSNKKDFISFKTEISLKEIGNDPIKRAEVIKDIVESISKVPDAIKRSVFFRECSKLLEIDEQILISEYNKKAIQKGNQEAKKWEEDRHALAELQAIPDIELPDDIVRLSIEEESLKLHERDMMRYLINYASSPMEQEMPLSDYLIHELQDVEFKNPAYDYIIKKIIDTRLNGNTVLHTDFLQQDQPQYVRDAAIDLLSTKFQLSDNWEKFQIDVPKEIDVLNSVVPKTVLRLKRVILKCMMRDNIKEIERIQKDGSNEELMHLLQVAMELKTISKDIDKTLGIVVG is encoded by the coding sequence GTGCGTTTAACCAAAGATACAATAGACCAGATTCAGCAATCCATCGACGTTGTCGAGGTGATTAGTGATTTCGTTTCATTGAAACGCAAAGGGCATTATTATAGTGGGTGCTGTCCGTTTCACAACGAGAAAACACCTTCCTTCACGGTAACACCGGCCAAAGGAATTTACAAGTGCTTCGGATGCGGAAAAGGCGGTGACGCCATTCAGTTCATCATGGAACATGAAGGTGCTTCGTATGTGGAAGCAATGGCCTATATGGCTAAAAAATACAACATCGAAATCAAGGAAGAAGAGCTGTCTGAAGAACAGAATTTTGAGCAGAGCGAAAAAGATTCAATGTTGGTTGTTACCAATTATGCAAGTCAGTATTACACAGATCAGCTCTGGAACTCGGAAGACGGCAAGTCCATTGGACTGAGTTATTTTAAAGAGCGTGGATTCAGAGAAGAAACCATTAAAAAATTTGAACTTGGTTACAGTCATGACCAATGGGATGGTTTTACAAAAAATGCCATTGAAAAAGGATATAAAACAGAGTTTTTAACCAAGACAGGTCTTAGCATTGAGCGTGACAATGCCAATGAAAACAGTGAAAAGAAATTTTTTGATCGTTTTCGCGGCCGGGTTATGTTTCCGATCCACAACGTGGCCGGGAGAGTTACCGCGTTTGGTGCCCGGATACTCAAAGCAGATAAAACACAGGCAAAATACCTTAACTCCATTGAGTCGGTTATATATCATAAGAGTAAAATTCTCTATGGTTTATTCCAGGCCAAACAAGCGATCCGCAAGGAAGAAGAATGTTTGCTGGTTGAAGGTTATACCGATGTTATTTCGCTGCATCAATCGGGGGTTGAAAATGTTGTGGCGTCAAGTGGCACCTCGCTTACAGAAGACCAGATCAAACTGGTAAAGCGGTACACACCTAATATCACGATCTTATATGATGGCGATGCAGCCGGTTTAAAAGCATCGCTGCGAGGCGTTGACCTGATCCTGCAGCAGGATATGAATGTGTCTATTGTTGTATTCCCGCAAGGCGAAGATCCCGATAGTTATGTGCAGAAGATTGGTCCCACGGCTTTTAAAGACTATATAAAGTCGAATAAAAAAGATTTTATTTCTTTTAAAACAGAAATCAGTTTAAAGGAAATAGGGAATGATCCGATCAAGCGGGCAGAGGTGATAAAAGATATTGTAGAAAGTATTTCTAAAGTCCCGGATGCGATCAAACGCTCTGTTTTTTTTAGGGAATGCAGTAAATTACTGGAGATAGATGAGCAGATCCTCATTTCTGAATACAATAAAAAAGCCATTCAGAAAGGGAATCAGGAAGCTAAAAAGTGGGAAGAAGACCGCCATGCGCTGGCTGAACTTCAGGCAATTCCGGATATTGAATTGCCCGATGATATTGTCCGGTTAAGTATTGAAGAAGAATCGCTGAAGCTTCATGAACGGGATATGATGCGCTACCTGATCAATTATGCTTCTTCACCGATGGAGCAGGAAATGCCGCTGTCTGACTATCTGATACATGAATTGCAGGACGTGGAATTCAAAAACCCGGCATACGATTACATCATTAAAAAAATCATCGATACCCGGTTGAATGGCAATACCGTGCTGCATACGGATTTTCTGCAGCAGGATCAGCCCCAATATGTTCGGGATGCAGCCATAGACCTGCTCTCTACCAAGTTTCAGCTCAGTGATAACTGGGAGAAATTTCAGATTGATGTACCCAAGGAAATAGATGTGTTAAACTCTGTAGTGCCTAAAACCGTATTAAGGCTTAAACGTGTTATCCTTAAATGTATGATGCGTGACAATATCAAAGAAATTGAACGGATTCAGAAGGATGGAAGTAATGAAGAATTGATGCATTTACTTCAGGTCGCAATGGAATTAAAGACGATTTCCAAAGATATTGATAAGACGCTTGGTATTGTAGTCGGGTAA